In one window of Gossypium arboreum isolate Shixiya-1 chromosome 4, ASM2569848v2, whole genome shotgun sequence DNA:
- the LOC108460239 gene encoding LOW QUALITY PROTEIN: ethylene-insensitive protein 2 (The sequence of the model RefSeq protein was modified relative to this genomic sequence to represent the inferred CDS: inserted 1 base in 1 codon): protein MEAEGGNANHQRGALHQMFPVVLPVLLISIGYVDPGKWVATVEGGARFGFDLVVPMLLFNCAAILCQYLSARIGVVTGRGLAQICSDEYDKSTRLFLGVQAELSVVALDLTMVLGVAHGINLLFGVDLSTGVFLAALDAVLFPVFASTLDHCRASFLCIYAAGFILLSYVFGVLLSQPEISISMLGMPTKLSGXSAFALMSLLGASIMPHNFYLHSSIVQEHLGPPNTSKSALCHNHLFAILCVFGGIYLVNYVLMNSAANVFYNAGLVLVTFHDAMEQVFRNGILPLVFLLVMFLSNQLTASTWNLGGQVVLHNFLGLDIPGWLHRATIKIVAIVPALYCVWTSGPEGVYQMFILAQVMVALLLPSSVIPLFRVASSRSIMGVYKVSPILEFLSLVTFMGILGLKIIFVVEMIFGSSDWAGNLRLNAGISMSVPFVVLLATACASFSLMLWLAATPLKSASSENKAHAWKWDMNRPVSETAIEREGNELSETRYSGEEPAHIQERSLAPENSIESHSDLSFPNYNLDLPETIMESEQEIRLTTVNANSSSGEYPNPPFCDTEEPACIQLSSAVVDEVTDDVPGTKTLKIESMNSLEKTVSFEGDLHIEKDDDGDSWEPEEPSKPPGSISSLNPDGPPSFRSLSGKSDDGGNGIGSLSRLAGLGRAARRQLAAILDEFWGQLYDFHGQPTQEAKVKKLVVLLGVDSKLLKVDTTGKDYGGYFPSVGGRGSDALNGSSLYDSSKHLKMQNSIDLSHGYPRGSSLWSNQTQQLDAYAQNSTCNVVSGERRYFSLRAVPSAEAWDYQPATVHGYQIASYLNRIAKDRSSNCLNDQIELPASDSPAMGPTNYRGSLASALRQKSQNGVTPAQPPGFENVAVARSSALQSERSYHDKNLYGINDNSGISVNSKKYHSLPDISGLSVPHRVSEKSGQWDSSIGYGLSIGRTNYGTPMYSNGGSRVGVPFSFDELSHLKGYRDALPLQLGSGSGTGSLWSRQPFEQFGVADKSHTAGNEAVGSGLNSATRDTASGVDLESKLLQSFRHCIVRLLKLDGSDWLFRQNDGADEELIDRVAARERFLYDAEAREMSQVVHIREPQYLSSERRYGSTQKSDEANFANFSISSVPHCGEGCIWKADLIISFGVWCIHRILDLSLMESRPELWGKYTYVLNRLQGVIDIAFSKPRTPMSPCFCLQIPQEYQKRLSPPVSNGMLPPAAKPGKGKCTNAVTLLDMIKDVEIAISCRKGRTGTAAGDVAFPKGKENLASVLKRYKRRLSSKASNVPTSCTMSAAYCS from the exons ATGGAAGCTGAGGGAGGAAATGCTAACCACCAACGAGGTGCCCTTCATCAGATGTTCCCTGTTGTTTTACCTGTTCTTCTAATATCAATTGGATATGTTGACCCTGGGAAGTGGGTTGCCACTGTTGAAGGAGGTGCACGGTTTGGTTTTGACCTGGTAGTTCCCATGCTTCTTTTTAATTGTGCTGCCATTTTGTGTCAATATCTGTCAGCTAGAATTGGTGTGGTGACTGGGCGTGGTCTTGCTCAG ATTTGCAGCGATGAGTATGACAAGTCCACTCGTTTATTCCTTGGAGTTCAAGCAGAGCTTTCTGTGGTTGCGTTGGACCTTACCATG GTCCTGGGTGTCGCACATGGGATTAATCTTCTCTTCGGGGTGGATCTGTCCACTGGTGTTTTTCTAGCTGCTCTTGATGCTGTTTTATTCCCAGTTTTTGCCTCCACCTTG gatCACTGCAGGGCAAGTTTCCTATGCATCTATGCAGCAGGTTTCATATTGCTTTCTTATGTTTTTGGAGTGCTCCTCAGTCAACCAGAAATTTCTATTTCCATGCTTGGGATGCCAACAAAGTTGAGTG AGAGTGCATTTGCCCTGATGAGTCTTCTTGGAGCAAGCATCATGCCTCACAATTTTTATCTACATTCTTCTATTGTTCAG GAGCATCTGGGACCACCAAATACTTCTAAGAGTGCCTTATGTCACAACCATCTTTTTGCCATCTTATGCGTCTTCGGTGGAATTTATCTAGTAAATTATGTGCTGATGAATTCAGCTGCAAATGTGTTCTACAATGCTGGCCTTGTCTTGGTTACTTTTCATGATGCAATGGAGCAG GTATTCAGGAATGGTATACTGCCCCTAGTCTTTTTGTTGGTTATGTTCTTATCTAATCAACTTACTGCATCAACCTGGAATCTTGGCGGTCAAGTTGTCTTGCATAATTTCCTTGGGCTTGACATACCGGGTTGGCTTCATCGTGCAACAATCAAAATTGTAGCAATTGTTCCAGCTCTTTATTGTGTGTGGACTTCTGGACCTGAGGGGGTATACCAGATGTTTATTCTTGCGCAGGTGATGGTAGCCCTTCTGTTGCCATCTTCAGTGATCCCCCTGTTTCGGGTTGCCTCATCAAGATCAATTATGGGTGTTTACAAAGTTTCTCCAATTCTGGAGTTCCTATCACTGGTAACATTCATGGGAATTCTGGGTTTAAAGATAATCTTTGTGGTAGAAATGATATTTGGGAGTAGTGATTGGGCTGGGAATTTGAGATTGAATGCTGGGATTAGCATGTCTGTTCCTTTTGTTGTTCTTCTGGCTACTGCTTGTGCATCGTTTTCTTTGATGCTTTGGCTGGCAGCTACTCCTTTAAAATCTGCCAGTTCTGAAAATAAAGCTCATGCATGGAAATGGGATATGAACAGACCTGTTTCTGAGACAGCTATAGAGAGAGAGGGAAATGAGTTAAGTGAAACTAGATATAGTGGAGAGGAACCTGCTCATATACAGGAAAGATCATTAGCACCAGAAAACTCCATTGAAAGTCATTCAGATTTATCTTTTCCAAATTATAATCTGGATTTGCCTGAGACAATCATGGAATCTGAGCAGGAAATACGTCTGACAACTGTTAATGCGAACTCTTCTAGTGGTGAATATCCTAACCCCCCATTCTGTGACACTGAGGAACCAGCATGCATACAGTTATCTTCTGCTGTAGTTGATGAGGTAACAGATGATGTGCCAGGCACAAAAACTCTGAAGATTGAATCAATGAACTCTCTGGAGAAAACAGTGAGTTTTGAGGGAGATCTGCATATCGAAAAAGATGATGATGGAGATTCTTGGGAGCCTGAAGAGCCATCCAAACCTCCTGGAAGTATTTCCTCTTTGAACCCGGATGGCCCTCCTTCATTCAGGAGCCTCAGCGGGAAAAGTGATGATGGTGGCAATGGTATTGGAAGTCTCTCTAGATTGGCTGGATTAGGTCGTGCTGCAAGGCGTCAATTAGCTGCCATTCTTGATGAATTTTGGGGCCAATTGTATGATTTTCATGGGCAACCTACCCAAGAAGCAAAGGTGAAGAAATTAGTTGTACTATTGGGTGTTGATTCAAAACTATTAAAAGTAGATACAACTGGGAAGGACTATGGTGGGTATTTCCCTTCGGTGGGAGGAAGAGGATCTGATGCACTTAATGGTTCAAGCCTGTATGACTCTTCAAAGCATTTGAAGATGCAAAATAGTATTGATTTATCACATGGGTATCCTAGAGGATCATCATTGTGGTCAAACCAGACGCAACAATTAGATGCTTATGCTCAAAATTCTACCTGTAATGTTGTTTCTGGTGAAAGGAGGTACTTTAGTTTGCGTGCTGTGCCATCTGCTGAGGCATGGGATTATCAACCAGCTACAGTGCATGGATATCAGATTGCATCTTACCTTAATCGAATTGCTAAAGATAGAAGCTCCAATTGCTTGAATGATCAAATTGAATTACCAGCATCAGATTCTCCTGCCATGGGCCCTACAAATTATAGAGGCTCCCTGGCTTCTGCATTAAGGCAAAAATCGCAAAATGGGGTAACTCCTGCTCAGCCCCCTGGATTTGAGAATGTTGCAGTTGCTAGAAGTAGTGCACTTCAATCCGAAAGGTCTTATCATGACAAGAACTTATATGGGATAAATGATAATTCTGGGATATCAGTCAATTCAAAGAAGTATCATAGCCTACCGGACATATCTGGGCTCTCTGTTCCTCATCGAGTGTCCGAGAAGAGTGGCCAGTGGGACAGTTCCATTGGATATGGGTTGTCCATTGGtcggacaaattatggaacaccCATGTATTCAAATGGTGGGTCAAGGGTAGGCGTTCCATTTTCGTTTGATGAGCTTTCTCATTTAAAGGGTTATAGAGATGCTTTGCCTTTACAGTTGGGTTCAGGTTCTGGCACTGGATCCCTTTGGTCTAGACAGCCTTTTGAGCAGTTTGGTGTAGCTGACAAAAGTCACACTGCTGGCAATGAAGCAGTTGGAAGTGGGTTGAACTCAGCAACTCGGGATACTGCTTCTGGTGTGGATTTAGAGTCCAAGCTTCTTCAATCTTTTCGACACTGTATTGTAAGGCTCTTGAAATTAGATGGGTCTGACTGGTTGTTTAGACAAAATGATGGAGCTGATGAGGAGTTAATTGATCGTGTAGCAGCAAGGGAGAGATTTCTTTATGATGCTGAAGCTAGAGAGATGAGCCAGGTTGTTCACATTCGTGAACCTCAATACTTGTCTTCTGAAAGGAGGTATGGTTCTACACAGAAGAGTGATGAGGCAAATTTTGCcaacttctcaatttcatcaGTACCTCATTGTGGGGAGGGCTGTATATGGAAAGCGGATTTGATAATAAGCTTTGGAGTGTGGTGCATTCACCGGATCCTTGATCTTTCACTGATGGAAAGCCGACCAGAGCTGTGGGGAAAATACACATATGTGCTTAATCGGCTTCAG GGTGTGATAGATATTGCATTTTCAAAGCCTCGAACCCCAATGTCCCCATGCTTCTGCCTTCAAATCCCCCAGGAATATCAGAAGCGGTTAAGCCCTCCTGTTTCTAATGGAATGTTGCCCCCAGCTGCAAAACCTGGCAAGGGTAAGTGCACAAATGCAGTCACGCTCTTGGATATGATTAAGGATGTTGAGATTGCTATATCGTGCCGGAAGGGTCGAACGGGTACTGCTGCTGGTGATGTAGCTTTTCCAAAGGGAAAAGAGAATTTGGCATCTGTCCTTAAACGCTACAAGCGTCGATTGTCCAGCAAAGCATCCAATGTTCCAACATCATGTACGATGTCGGCTGCTTACTGTTCATAG